Proteins from a genomic interval of Bdellovibrionales bacterium:
- a CDS encoding GTP cyclohydrolase II, translating into MKKNPICSHVILTSHPSQVFKSVRPIHWGERDPLLRGPVIATLTDPPKRNAIGTHSGSYSVYRALATAAGHLPREFRPDLTNTSPCTPIGPFPNWWNAHKIVSMDPWGAQVAEVYKALLNQGEDIRPTIAITKAHIFMPELKEAVAEGRLEVDGQVVGKNLDVSVTKAAIEPVWFLPGLAQRYGISEGDLRKGLFQDTGGMFPELITREDLKVFLPPIGSTTIYFFGDISKVSNPNFELTVRVHDECNGSDVFGSDICTCRPYLIHGIEESIKSAQRGGSGLIVYFRKEGRALGEVTKFLVYNARKRQTGGDSASTYFHRTECVAGVQDMRLQELMPDVLHWLGIQKIDNFVSMSDMKYDAIVGSGIKINTRVSIPEDRIPEDAKVEMEAKKAAGYFSPEGSLSGAGLQKVKGRNLHD; encoded by the coding sequence ATGAAAAAAAATCCGATTTGTTCTCATGTGATTCTGACCTCTCATCCAAGTCAGGTATTTAAATCTGTTAGACCTATTCATTGGGGAGAGAGGGATCCTTTGTTGCGAGGCCCAGTTATCGCAACTCTGACTGACCCCCCAAAGCGCAATGCCATCGGGACCCACAGTGGGAGCTATTCAGTCTACCGAGCCCTGGCCACAGCAGCGGGGCATCTTCCTAGAGAGTTTCGTCCGGATTTGACAAACACCAGTCCCTGCACTCCTATCGGTCCATTTCCTAACTGGTGGAACGCTCATAAGATTGTTTCGATGGATCCCTGGGGTGCGCAAGTTGCTGAGGTCTACAAAGCCCTATTGAATCAAGGAGAAGATATCCGTCCCACGATTGCCATTACAAAGGCCCATATTTTCATGCCGGAGCTAAAGGAAGCTGTTGCTGAAGGGCGTTTGGAGGTTGATGGTCAGGTGGTAGGAAAGAATTTGGATGTGAGTGTCACAAAGGCAGCGATTGAGCCAGTATGGTTTTTGCCTGGATTGGCACAGCGCTATGGTATATCTGAGGGAGATCTGCGTAAGGGGCTCTTTCAAGACACCGGAGGAATGTTTCCTGAGCTGATCACTCGTGAGGACTTGAAGGTATTTCTGCCTCCCATAGGAAGCACGACCATTTACTTTTTCGGGGACATAAGCAAAGTTTCGAACCCCAATTTTGAATTGACGGTGCGAGTTCACGATGAGTGCAATGGCTCAGATGTTTTTGGGTCCGACATATGCACCTGCAGGCCGTATTTGATTCATGGGATTGAAGAGTCCATCAAATCAGCGCAAAGAGGGGGCTCAGGTCTTATCGTTTACTTCCGGAAAGAAGGTCGAGCACTGGGAGAAGTAACAAAATTTTTAGTTTACAATGCACGAAAACGGCAGACCGGCGGAGATTCAGCGTCAACCTATTTTCATCGCACCGAATGTGTGGCGGGAGTGCAGGATATGAGGCTTCAAGAGTTGATGCCTGATGTTCTGCATTGGTTGGGGATACAGAAAATCGACAATTTTGTTTCAATGAGTGATATGAAATATGACGCTATAGTGGGGAGTGGCATTAAGATTAATACGAGAGTTTCGATACCTGAGGATCGGATACCTGAAGACGCCAAGGTTGAAATGGAAGCAAAAAAAGCCGCGGGATATTTTTCTCCAGAGGGATCTTTGAGTGGAGCAGGGCTTCAAAAGGTGAAAGGTCGAAATCTTCATGATTGA
- the udk gene encoding uridine kinase, translated as MISTVRRPCVIAISGGSGSGKTTLARALSEHLGKNLVSLIYQDWYYLDQSSKFDHDGGAVNFDHPQSLEFSLLATHLAALRSRQSIYAPQYDFSNHRRISDRVFVVANLVVIVDGILILHSPELRPLFDIKVFVETSEELRFQRRMARDIEERGRTPEGVKVQFQTQVKPMHDLYVEPSKAHADQVFSGEDPIESMVSEVIRKWRTNWIP; from the coding sequence TTGATTTCGACGGTGCGTCGCCCCTGTGTCATCGCGATTAGCGGGGGGAGTGGGTCAGGAAAGACGACGCTCGCGCGCGCTCTCTCCGAACACTTGGGAAAGAACCTGGTCTCTTTAATTTATCAGGATTGGTACTACCTTGATCAGAGTTCCAAATTTGATCACGATGGTGGAGCAGTCAATTTTGATCACCCTCAGTCTCTAGAGTTTAGTTTGTTGGCCACTCATTTGGCGGCTCTGCGATCAAGGCAATCTATTTATGCTCCTCAGTACGATTTTTCTAATCATCGGCGTATTTCAGATCGAGTTTTTGTGGTGGCAAACTTGGTAGTCATTGTTGATGGGATACTCATCCTGCATTCGCCTGAATTGAGACCTCTTTTTGATATTAAGGTTTTTGTTGAGACTTCAGAAGAACTGCGATTTCAGCGTCGGATGGCCAGAGACATTGAGGAGCGGGGACGAACTCCCGAGGGGGTCAAAGTCCAGTTTCAAACCCAAGTAAAACCGATGCATGATCTTTATGTGGAGCCATCTAAGGCTCACGCAGATCAGGTTTTTTCGGGGGAAGACCCAATTGAGTCGATGGTTTCAGAGGTCATTCGAAAGTGGAGGACCAATTGGATTCCATGA
- the rimK gene encoding 30S ribosomal protein S6--L-glutamate ligase has product MNICVLSRNSKLYSTRRLVEAGRARNHHVEVVDPLRCYMNITSHKPEVYYRKKSLDYFDAVIPRIGASITFYGCAVVRQFEMMGVYSLNESVAITRSRDKLRALQILSRKGIGLPVTGFAHSTRMTKELLEIVGGPPLVIKLLEGTQGKGVVLAETQKAAESVIDAFRGLEAFFLVQEFIKESSGTDIRAFVIDDKVVASMMRKGKVGEFRSNLHLGGTSELVKLTPEERSTAIRAARAMGLNICGVDILRSNHGPLVMEVNSSPGLEGIEKATSKDIAGKIIDFIEKNHKDGNNKTKGKG; this is encoded by the coding sequence ATGAACATTTGTGTTCTCTCGCGGAATTCAAAACTCTACTCCACTCGCAGACTTGTAGAAGCTGGCCGCGCGAGAAATCATCACGTCGAAGTCGTCGATCCTTTGCGATGCTACATGAATATCACTTCTCACAAGCCTGAAGTCTACTATCGTAAAAAGAGCCTCGATTATTTTGATGCCGTTATTCCAAGAATTGGAGCCTCCATCACTTTTTACGGATGTGCAGTGGTCCGCCAATTTGAAATGATGGGTGTCTATAGTTTGAATGAATCCGTTGCGATAACGAGGTCTCGAGATAAACTACGGGCTTTACAAATCCTTTCCCGTAAAGGCATCGGACTGCCCGTCACAGGATTTGCTCATAGCACTCGCATGACCAAAGAACTCTTGGAAATCGTTGGAGGCCCACCCCTCGTTATTAAGCTTCTTGAAGGCACGCAAGGAAAGGGTGTCGTTCTTGCTGAAACTCAAAAGGCTGCTGAAAGTGTGATCGATGCCTTTCGTGGGCTTGAAGCTTTCTTTCTTGTCCAAGAATTTATCAAAGAATCTTCGGGAACTGATATCCGAGCTTTCGTTATCGATGACAAAGTCGTGGCTTCTATGATGAGAAAAGGGAAAGTTGGAGAGTTTCGGTCAAATCTCCATCTGGGAGGAACCTCTGAACTCGTAAAATTAACACCAGAGGAGCGTAGCACGGCTATTCGGGCCGCACGTGCCATGGGACTTAATATTTGTGGTGTAGATATTTTGAGATCAAATCACGGCCCCCTTGTAATGGAAGTGAATTCCTCGCCAGGACTGGAGGGGATTGAAAAAGCAACCTCAAAAGACATCGCAGGAAAAATCATCGATTTTATCGAAAAAAATCACAAGGATGGGAATAACAAAACAAAAGGAAAGGGATAG
- a CDS encoding DUF1688 family protein produces MIDSHLPFSQKALEEIFAPSRIRSQALRLQKYCVAGKGQFAICEELIPEIVAYVNQVIELRYPNGQIPYHSRFSHFQVGGVDRLAYLEKNLNGLDRFEKVRAKIDLIMVSVLLDAGAGSQWQFFETETGKVVARSEGLAVASLDMFVRGAFSSEPQTKLQADGGGLLHLTKERLELGFQVSIGNPLIGVDGRLKLIHSLGHVVEENKEVFGGFYSRPGHILDLLIRKYPSRKLPAIDLLEILLKALSPIWPERFTLGTYNLGDVWFHPALGDRTSWQSLQPFHKLTQWMVYSLLTPLEEAGFEVVGLNELTGLPEYRNGGLLIDRGLLVLKDSEAASQCHRPDSPLIVEWRALTIYYIDKIHLGLCDLRGVSPQEFPLVRALEGGTWWAGRKAAKEKRADGAPPLMLTSDGTVF; encoded by the coding sequence ATGATTGATTCTCATTTGCCGTTTAGTCAAAAGGCCTTGGAGGAAATTTTTGCACCATCTCGCATTCGATCCCAGGCACTTCGGTTGCAAAAATACTGTGTGGCCGGAAAGGGCCAGTTTGCTATCTGTGAAGAGTTGATTCCAGAAATAGTGGCTTACGTCAATCAGGTCATAGAATTGCGCTATCCTAATGGCCAAATCCCTTACCACTCTCGTTTTTCTCATTTTCAGGTGGGCGGAGTCGATCGGTTGGCTTATCTCGAAAAGAATTTGAATGGTCTTGATCGTTTTGAAAAGGTGAGAGCGAAAATAGATCTGATCATGGTCTCTGTTCTGTTAGATGCGGGAGCCGGATCTCAGTGGCAATTTTTTGAAACTGAAACTGGAAAAGTGGTTGCGCGTTCAGAAGGCTTGGCTGTCGCCTCTCTAGATATGTTTGTCAGAGGAGCCTTTTCCAGCGAGCCTCAGACTAAGCTGCAGGCCGATGGCGGAGGCCTTTTGCATCTCACAAAGGAGCGATTGGAACTTGGTTTTCAAGTTTCTATCGGAAATCCTTTGATTGGGGTGGATGGTCGCTTGAAATTGATCCATTCTCTCGGTCATGTCGTAGAAGAAAATAAGGAAGTATTTGGTGGCTTTTATTCACGGCCGGGACACATATTGGATCTTTTGATTCGAAAATATCCAAGTCGAAAATTACCTGCCATCGATTTGTTAGAGATTTTATTAAAGGCTTTGAGCCCCATCTGGCCTGAGAGATTTACACTTGGCACCTATAATTTGGGGGACGTTTGGTTTCATCCGGCACTTGGAGATAGAACTTCTTGGCAATCCTTACAGCCGTTTCATAAGCTCACTCAGTGGATGGTCTACTCACTGCTAACTCCTCTCGAAGAAGCTGGATTTGAGGTTGTAGGATTGAACGAACTGACCGGGCTCCCAGAATATCGAAATGGGGGATTGTTAATTGATCGAGGATTGTTGGTTTTAAAGGATTCAGAGGCGGCATCTCAATGTCATCGCCCAGATAGTCCACTGATTGTCGAGTGGAGAGCTCTTACGATCTATTACATTGACAAAATTCATTTGGGTCTGTGTGATTTACGGGGTGTTTCGCCACAGGAGTTTCCTTTGGTGAGAGCTCTTGAAGGTGGGACGTGGTGGGCGGGACGCAAGGCGGCAAAGGAAAAGAGAGCGGATGGAGCTCCGCCTTTGATGTTAACCAGTGATGGAACTGTTTTTTAG
- a CDS encoding aminotransferase class IV: MRVISEEQVLSELRKKSKYARGNYLAMYSSWFGGIVEEPSLMFLPIDDHIVHRGDGVFEAFRTQAGHILEFEAHLARLERSASAIGISLPSDSSEIFSICLELIALAPRDSDVLFRLYVSRGPGGFTTNPYECVGSQLYIVMTRFQPYPEVKYQLGVKAGVSQVLAKSAPYCQIKTCNYLPNVMMKKEAVDRELDYTLCFTEQGELAEGSTENVLLFTSGGEVVAPLFDYTLKGTTLLRVLNLVRAQVGANSLVKSVNVARLYRSDIDQASEIIMVGTTMGVLPVTEWEKKPVGSGKVGPFFKMVQTLLKEYYLNPSESESFFS, translated from the coding sequence ATGAGGGTCATCTCTGAAGAGCAGGTGCTCAGCGAGCTAAGAAAAAAGTCCAAATATGCTCGAGGTAATTATTTGGCCATGTACTCCTCTTGGTTTGGTGGAATTGTCGAGGAGCCATCCCTGATGTTTTTGCCAATTGACGACCACATCGTTCATCGTGGAGATGGGGTCTTTGAAGCTTTTCGAACTCAGGCTGGCCATATCCTAGAGTTTGAGGCTCATCTTGCTCGGCTGGAGCGCTCTGCCTCTGCCATAGGGATATCTCTTCCAAGTGATTCATCTGAAATTTTTTCGATATGTCTTGAATTGATAGCTCTGGCTCCAAGGGATTCTGATGTTCTTTTTCGGTTGTATGTTTCTAGGGGCCCCGGTGGGTTTACAACAAATCCTTACGAATGTGTTGGCAGTCAGCTTTATATTGTGATGACTCGGTTTCAGCCTTATCCAGAGGTCAAATATCAGTTGGGAGTGAAAGCGGGTGTCAGCCAAGTATTGGCTAAGTCAGCTCCCTATTGCCAAATAAAGACTTGTAATTATCTCCCCAACGTAATGATGAAAAAAGAGGCAGTTGATCGAGAGCTTGATTATACTCTTTGCTTTACTGAACAGGGCGAGTTGGCTGAAGGATCTACAGAAAACGTTTTATTGTTTACAAGCGGAGGAGAGGTTGTAGCTCCTTTGTTTGACTACACTTTGAAGGGAACGACACTTTTGCGCGTCCTCAATCTGGTTCGTGCTCAGGTCGGCGCGAATTCTCTTGTTAAAAGTGTGAATGTGGCTCGTCTTTATAGATCGGATATTGATCAAGCCTCAGAGATTATTATGGTCGGAACAACAATGGGTGTTTTGCCTGTGACCGAGTGGGAAAAAAAGCCAGTCGGGTCGGGAAAAGTCGGGCCTTTTTTTAAAATGGTTCAAACCCTCTTGAAGGAATACTATTTGAATCCCTCAGAAAGTGAGTCATTTTTTTCGTGA
- the upp gene encoding uracil phosphoribosyltransferase: MSEVPVKEFCHVVRHPVVQHKLCQLRDKTTRPRQFRELMEEVSQLLAYEVARNFELEPVDVETPMRLTKGHRISDRVVLVSIMRAGNGMLAGMQRLLSFAPVGHIGIYRDKFIKSTVEYYFRLPKQMEGAKVILLDPMLATGDTAVAAISRLKEYQVSEIRFVTIIASRPGLEKVHEWHPDVEIYTLSVEPEVNEMGYIVPGIGDAGDRLYGTGDTF, encoded by the coding sequence ATGTCAGAAGTTCCGGTAAAAGAGTTTTGTCATGTTGTTCGTCATCCCGTTGTCCAGCACAAGCTGTGTCAGTTGAGAGATAAGACGACTCGCCCCCGACAGTTTCGTGAATTAATGGAAGAAGTCAGTCAACTCCTGGCTTACGAAGTTGCACGAAATTTCGAATTAGAACCTGTCGATGTTGAAACACCTATGCGTTTGACGAAGGGGCATCGGATTTCTGATCGCGTGGTTTTAGTTTCGATTATGAGGGCCGGAAACGGAATGCTTGCAGGAATGCAAAGACTTTTATCTTTCGCCCCAGTTGGGCACATAGGTATTTATCGGGATAAATTTATTAAAAGCACCGTGGAGTATTATTTTCGCCTTCCGAAACAGATGGAAGGTGCCAAAGTCATATTGCTTGATCCCATGCTTGCAACGGGTGATACGGCTGTGGCAGCAATTAGTCGCCTAAAGGAATATCAGGTTTCTGAAATTCGATTTGTGACGATCATTGCTTCCCGTCCGGGGCTTGAAAAAGTGCATGAGTGGCACCCTGATGTTGAGATTTACACTCTTAGCGTTGAGCCAGAGGTGAATGAAATGGGTTATATTGTTCCTGGCATAGGAGATGCGGGAGATCGCCTTTATGGGACGGGGGACACCTTTTGA
- a CDS encoding PilZ domain-containing protein — MYQKKPMIGILDQIVEVLDEKTLDLQVPLRDLMLSDLSPVTASTPTPVPARAPAPLQSLTSSLLPGSPSFAFGSLPRYKSADSEKTQVLPDEAVSSPALDAKALERAMTVSRRSEQRVPAVGPMMILNQDGEYISKGEGRNISSKGIGAKIFNCQKRIMVGDLVVLEIYGNKALKPFRAEAKVLNLSVRHRNRRASYWVIGLAWVSMSAFVANMIAEYSVTAGGTMGGFDYKENV; from the coding sequence GTGTATCAAAAAAAGCCAATGATAGGGATACTGGATCAGATTGTTGAAGTTCTGGACGAGAAGACTCTAGATCTTCAGGTTCCATTGCGGGATCTTATGCTGTCCGATTTATCTCCCGTGACCGCGTCCACGCCAACTCCAGTTCCAGCTCGAGCTCCGGCGCCTTTGCAATCACTGACGTCATCACTTTTGCCGGGATCACCCTCGTTTGCATTTGGATCATTGCCTCGCTATAAATCAGCCGATTCGGAGAAAACACAGGTTTTGCCAGACGAGGCTGTCTCCTCTCCGGCTCTTGATGCCAAGGCTTTGGAACGAGCCATGACTGTCAGTCGACGGAGTGAGCAGCGTGTTCCGGCAGTCGGGCCAATGATGATATTGAATCAGGATGGAGAGTACATTTCTAAAGGAGAAGGTCGTAATATCAGCTCGAAGGGGATCGGCGCCAAGATTTTTAACTGTCAAAAGAGGATCATGGTTGGAGACCTTGTTGTTCTTGAGATATATGGAAACAAGGCGCTGAAGCCATTTCGAGCAGAAGCCAAGGTACTTAATTTGTCAGTTCGTCATAGGAATCGTCGAGCCTCCTACTGGGTTATTGGCTTGGCTTGGGTTTCCATGAGTGCCTTTGTTGCGAACATGATCGCCGAGTATTCTGTCACGGCCGGAGGAACAATGGGAGGTTTTGATTACAAGGAAAATGTCTAA
- a CDS encoding flagellin FliC, with protein MGLRISTNLAAIQARRQLFNSGIGMDLAMAQLASGDRINKAADDAAGLSVSEGIRSTIRSIRQANRNANDGVSMVQVAEGGLNEIANLVIRLRELGIQASSDTIGDVERGFIQKEVIQLKEEIDRISAVTRWGDAHLLDGKSGVFEFQVGIFNDDFQDRIAFDSEENNAQLSSLKLDEIDFSEKKSAQSALELLDVALVRVNEMRSNIGAIDTRLHHSISNMLIYEENMSAAKMRIRDTDFAYASSELVRSQILQQAAIATLAQANDNGNMALKLI; from the coding sequence ATGGGATTGAGAATTTCAACAAATCTAGCGGCAATTCAGGCGCGTCGCCAGCTATTTAATTCGGGGATAGGGATGGACTTAGCAATGGCTCAGCTGGCCAGCGGCGATCGAATAAATAAGGCGGCCGATGATGCCGCCGGACTGTCCGTTTCAGAGGGGATCAGATCGACAATTCGCTCCATTCGTCAAGCCAACCGCAATGCGAACGATGGGGTTTCTATGGTTCAAGTTGCCGAGGGAGGCCTGAATGAAATTGCGAATCTTGTGATTCGTCTGCGAGAATTGGGGATTCAGGCCTCAAGTGATACGATTGGTGATGTCGAGCGGGGATTTATTCAAAAAGAAGTTATTCAGTTGAAGGAGGAAATAGATCGTATTTCGGCGGTGACCCGTTGGGGAGATGCGCATTTACTCGATGGGAAATCGGGAGTTTTTGAGTTTCAGGTGGGAATTTTTAATGATGATTTCCAAGACAGAATTGCGTTTGATTCTGAAGAGAACAATGCACAATTGAGTTCTCTAAAGCTAGATGAAATCGATTTTTCTGAAAAGAAAAGCGCCCAATCTGCCCTTGAATTGTTAGATGTCGCCTTGGTTCGTGTGAACGAAATGCGCTCCAATATCGGTGCGATTGACACACGATTGCATCACTCAATTTCAAACATGTTGATTTACGAGGAAAACATGAGTGCAGCTAAGATGCGCATTCGTGATACTGATTTTGCTTACGCCTCGTCTGAATTAGTCCGCTCTCAAATCTTGCAGCAAGCGGCTATCGCCACTTTGGCGCAAGCCAATGACAATGGCAATATGGCCCTGAAGCTCATATGA
- a CDS encoding FHA domain-containing protein yields MKAFLIHAQTKKKFRVKTETTIGRMDCNRSYPDDGRMSRTHCVLRSTDEVFTVEDLESKNGVLVNGELIPSRTPVRLRTGGKLIVGDQEFEVLITGQTVEMPAGMPTQIVKTTDDFSNSNGFEDQANSSNPKGSQLDDFSRTEVPSEKMEKTVPDGNTNLFQFGREASNSGIAKNWDEEAENKSASMITAPSFASIPNLGVADDTGKSQNLTPPSPPPALVKAINTTPHSEAPIVPTLDHAVENAIIIDPSLLKLAEPQTEQYTKDKNRGKKRSKNSDPVAHSQGGNKSSEDKGSKDGSLLIHSSDFSLWQSALLGLIIGLPVPLIYLLDQENRYLLTQTQDPIVLSRWLGVLILPVLFATGFIQKTRIHTGWRTGAKSIFLSLMALSMIALFHLMGIDAIERTSDFDEKRFTLKVKKSCINKYKPEKCSEVVFTCPQCLKNLGFTERQALLESIYPFVEELTKRENELTRLPSHQPTPQNGLSKTQSVISNKQMLPSHPLLQGGTQQDNPTKSKQPVVKNLTGKAIPSQKQVHKLNPILPSIPKPGSDIKNHIQAQDPTPTLDKASQAPNKDISDSENVQIPNEIGE; encoded by the coding sequence ATGAAGGCATTTTTAATTCATGCTCAAACCAAAAAGAAGTTTCGGGTTAAGACGGAAACAACCATCGGTCGGATGGATTGTAATCGTTCCTACCCTGATGACGGACGAATGAGCCGCACACATTGTGTCTTACGTAGCACTGATGAAGTCTTTACAGTTGAAGATTTAGAATCAAAAAACGGAGTTTTGGTCAATGGAGAACTCATCCCATCTCGTACTCCAGTCAGATTACGAACGGGAGGAAAACTTATAGTTGGCGATCAGGAATTCGAAGTCCTGATCACGGGCCAGACTGTCGAAATGCCAGCCGGAATGCCCACTCAAATTGTCAAAACAACGGATGACTTCAGCAATAGCAATGGCTTCGAAGACCAGGCGAACTCGTCAAATCCCAAGGGCTCCCAGCTCGATGACTTCTCAAGGACCGAAGTTCCCTCAGAAAAAATGGAGAAAACTGTCCCCGATGGAAATACCAACCTATTTCAGTTTGGCCGAGAAGCTTCAAATAGTGGGATAGCCAAGAATTGGGATGAAGAGGCGGAAAACAAGAGTGCCAGCATGATTACAGCCCCAAGTTTCGCCAGCATCCCCAATCTCGGCGTGGCGGATGATACAGGCAAATCTCAGAATCTGACTCCGCCAAGCCCCCCACCAGCGCTCGTCAAGGCCATAAATACAACTCCTCATTCTGAGGCGCCTATCGTTCCAACGCTTGATCATGCAGTGGAAAACGCAATCATCATTGATCCGAGTCTTCTTAAACTAGCTGAGCCACAGACCGAACAGTACACCAAGGATAAGAACCGCGGGAAAAAGAGATCTAAAAATAGCGATCCAGTCGCTCATTCCCAAGGAGGCAATAAGTCCTCTGAAGACAAAGGAAGCAAGGACGGTTCGCTTCTTATCCACTCTTCTGATTTCAGCTTATGGCAAAGCGCTCTGCTGGGCCTCATCATTGGTCTCCCCGTACCTTTAATTTATCTCCTGGATCAGGAAAATCGCTATCTGTTAACTCAGACTCAAGATCCTATAGTTCTCAGCAGATGGCTCGGTGTCCTTATTCTTCCCGTATTGTTTGCTACCGGATTCATACAAAAAACGCGGATCCACACCGGCTGGAGAACCGGAGCAAAATCCATTTTTCTTTCTCTGATGGCTCTGTCGATGATCGCACTCTTCCACCTCATGGGAATAGATGCCATAGAGAGGACCAGCGACTTCGATGAAAAACGATTTACTTTAAAGGTAAAGAAAAGTTGCATCAATAAATACAAACCAGAAAAATGCTCGGAAGTTGTATTTACCTGCCCTCAATGCCTAAAGAACCTCGGATTTACTGAACGGCAAGCACTGCTTGAATCAATCTACCCATTTGTCGAAGAGCTGACGAAAAGAGAAAATGAATTGACTAGGCTCCCGTCACATCAGCCGACTCCTCAAAATGGTCTATCCAAAACACAATCAGTAATATCGAACAAACAAATGCTTCCTTCTCACCCCCTCCTGCAAGGGGGGACTCAACAAGACAACCCGACAAAATCGAAGCAGCCTGTTGTAAAAAATTTAACAGGAAAAGCGATTCCCTCACAAAAACAGGTTCACAAATTGAATCCAATTCTTCCTTCAATTCCAAAACCAGGTTCTGACATCAAAAACCACATCCAAGCCCAAGATCCAACTCCAACTCTGGATAAAGCAAGCCAAGCCCCCAATAAAGATATCTCCGATTCAGAAAATGTCCAAATTCCAAACGAGATCGGCGAATAG
- a CDS encoding S8 family serine peptidase, translated as MIRQKRNRSFIAGLLTAVGIVGLSGCLEMDQTIILNRPEHIVVGNPTPTPRDFKAINDNHKVLVAIFDTGVDYNHPDLKENIHFDLNEAGQPVACGYDYYAMDEWASYRVVDTDKYKLEDRRKETQDEILKDTSAEDFNKKIALQREKMECEQNELVKIDPRLQKYTEAYRGLEQEDGTTLHGTHVVGLMTYDTPEIGVVPFRVLPYFQDQKDKKDNNTGERDRFVQNFKDAVERVSKYRDAQGRKIRIVNLSLGGSFSRPNGEGAQEIEKFNRYVKIVTQELRKIIEEHPDILFVGAAGNDGGWSDNDARVQYPCGISADNVLCVGATTKEGRKTTFTNVPLNNVELVFAPGFELKSLSPADRCPFLVKFMDGILNEGSNGNLCKIEKATQKWVSNNSAIDGRREMIKTLYNTCSDKENQYSLMSGTSMATPVVARIAAKLLIDKPELSTKELISLIKEKGTPTDSQTFKTWVLKMDRPSWQKPEEDDVVNRVASSSGRVPSIAGLNLENALTAAQMELVIKASNQFQGMNFNLTMGRSDLK; from the coding sequence GTGATCAGACAGAAACGAAACCGATCATTTATCGCAGGTCTGTTGACGGCCGTTGGAATTGTGGGACTGAGCGGCTGTTTAGAAATGGATCAAACCATTATTTTGAATCGGCCAGAACATATTGTTGTCGGCAATCCAACTCCAACGCCGAGAGACTTCAAAGCAATCAATGATAACCACAAGGTGTTGGTTGCGATTTTTGATACTGGCGTGGATTACAACCATCCTGATCTTAAAGAGAATATTCACTTTGACCTAAATGAAGCTGGACAACCCGTGGCTTGTGGCTACGATTATTATGCCATGGATGAATGGGCTTCCTATCGGGTGGTCGACACAGATAAATACAAGCTTGAGGATCGAAGAAAGGAAACTCAAGACGAAATATTGAAAGACACATCGGCCGAGGATTTTAATAAAAAAATCGCACTCCAAAGAGAAAAAATGGAATGCGAACAAAATGAGCTAGTCAAAATCGATCCTAGATTACAGAAGTACACCGAAGCCTATCGAGGACTCGAGCAGGAGGATGGAACGACTTTACACGGCACCCACGTGGTAGGGCTCATGACCTACGATACCCCTGAAATTGGAGTCGTTCCCTTCCGCGTGCTTCCATATTTTCAGGATCAAAAGGATAAAAAAGACAATAACACTGGTGAGAGGGACCGATTTGTTCAAAACTTTAAAGATGCTGTAGAAAGAGTCTCAAAATACAGAGACGCTCAGGGACGAAAAATCAGAATCGTAAATCTTAGCCTCGGAGGAAGCTTTAGCCGTCCAAACGGCGAAGGGGCCCAAGAAATTGAGAAATTCAATCGGTACGTGAAGATCGTGACCCAGGAGCTTCGCAAAATCATTGAGGAACATCCGGATATCCTTTTTGTCGGAGCTGCGGGTAACGATGGGGGCTGGAGCGACAACGATGCGCGTGTTCAATATCCCTGCGGGATTAGCGCAGATAATGTTCTTTGCGTTGGAGCTACAACTAAGGAAGGAAGAAAGACCACCTTTACCAACGTTCCTTTGAATAATGTTGAGCTGGTATTCGCACCCGGATTTGAGCTTAAGTCTTTGAGCCCTGCAGATCGATGCCCATTTCTAGTGAAATTTATGGATGGCATTCTGAACGAAGGATCAAATGGAAACCTTTGTAAAATAGAAAAAGCCACCCAAAAGTGGGTGTCAAACAACTCAGCGATCGACGGACGTCGAGAAATGATCAAGACTCTCTATAACACATGTTCTGATAAAGAAAACCAGTACAGCCTCATGTCTGGAACATCCATGGCAACGCCTGTGGTAGCGCGTATTGCAGCTAAACTTCTCATTGATAAACCAGAGCTTTCAACGAAGGAACTTATCTCGTTGATAAAGGAGAAGGGCACACCGACCGATTCACAGACATTTAAAACTTGGGTGCTAAAAATGGATCGGCCCTCTTGGCAAAAACCTGAAGAAGACGATGTTGTGAACCGGGTCGCTTCGAGTTCAGGTCGGGTACCCTCAATCGCTGGCCTCAATTTAGAGAATGCTCTGACCGCAGCCCAGATGGAGCTAGTAATCAAAGCATCAAACCAGTTCCAAGGTATGAATTTTAATCTGACTATGGGGAGATCTGATCTTAAATAA